In Quercus robur chromosome 10, dhQueRobu3.1, whole genome shotgun sequence, a genomic segment contains:
- the LOC126704115 gene encoding uncharacterized protein LOC126704115, with protein sequence MEDELEAIWKKLSLTEEEDDQVVLGSNSTKAAKELGRNCLVMKVLPRRSISLDALRKNLRMVWKTNKSVQISEVEDEVFMVEFGDGRDKKKIMEMRPWSYEKQLIILQEFEGEQTPKEVVLKWSPFWIQIHNLPLKSRTKETGYSISATIGEVVEVDVAENGVQWGKCLRVRVMVDVTRRLIRGKRVNIEGVEGRWVQFKYERLPNFCYQCGLLNHDMKDCTEVKKSGDQSEMKEL encoded by the coding sequence atGGAAGACGAGTTAGAAGCAATCTGGAAAAAGCTGTCCCTCACTGAAGAAGAGGACGATCAGGTGGTGTTGGGTAGCAATAGCACAAAGGCAGCAAAGGAGTTAGGCAGAAACTGCTTAGTGATGAAAGTACTACCACGTAGGAGCATCTCACTAGATGCACTCCGAAAAAACCTGAGAATGGTGtggaaaacaaataaaagtgTGCAGATTTCTGAAGTAGAGGATGAGGTGTTCATGGTGGAGTTCGGGGACGgaagagataaaaagaaaatcatggaGATGAGACCTTGGAGCTATGAAAAGCAGTTGATTATTTTACAAGAATTTGAAGGGGAGCAAACGCCAAAGGAAGTGGTTTTAAAGTGGTCTCCCTTCTGGATTCAAATACATAATCTGCCACTAAAAAGCAGAACGAAGGAAACAGGGTACTCAATCAGTGCGACAATAGGTGAAGTGGTTGAGGTGGACGTCGCAGAGAATGGGGTGCAATGGGGAAAGTGTCTGAGGGTACGAGTGATGGTGGATGTTACAAGAAGACTAATCAGAGGAAAGAGGGTCAACATCGAAGGAGTGGAAGGAAGGTGGGTTCAATTCAAATACGAGAGACTACCAAATTTTTGCTATCAGTGCGGGCTACTAAACCATGACATGAAAGATTGCACTGAGGTAAAGAAGAGTGGCGACCAATCTGAGATGAAGGAGCTCTAG